TTCCACACTGGAAAGCAGAGAATTTCACCTTCTTTTTGGGTCCCGGAAAGAGGTGAGGCATAAGGCAGATGGGTTATAGAATCATTCAAATGACACATTGTCTTTGAATTGGCATGAGACGGTGCGCAGAAATTAACATTCGTGACCGGCAGTGCTTTCTTGGGAAAAGATTGCTCATGCTACCCACATGCCAGCACAATGTTATATACAATGGTGGGCAAAAAACAATACATAAAACTCACTTTTTGGTTTCAAAGCTTTAGAGTAGTGATGGGCTTGACCTAGAACTCTGGATCCAAATGCCCCTGAACTCTGGAGTGTTCAAAATCTGCATCTGTATTTGAAAGCTCTGCTTTTCAGGCGTATTCCTTTCCAAACAGCTCCTGAGGACGAAACCGAGACTTATGTGCCTCTATTGTGACGAGCTATTGGTCTGTTCCAGCTTGGTGATTAATCATAGAAAAGAATCATAGAttcttatattattatttattggggATGCTGTATACCAGTGCAACACCTGCTTGATACAAAAACGATTGTTGATTATACTTGTAATTACGTTTATTGTACACTGAGCAATGCCTACAACAGATGCTTAATGTAAAATCCAGTTCTGGATGTTGCCCATCAAATGCATGGCTTTTCaaaattcttttttcttctctttcttctttccttttcttatttcaggAACAAGATGGTTGTGAATCTTAATCTATCTCAGCCTTAACAAAAATTGGGAAAGGAAAAATGGATCCTTTATATTTTTCCAGTGCTTTTGGCATGGAGGTCAGTGCCCAAGATGTAAATTCCTCCTCACTGATGAACATGACGGGCAATAGGACTATGCCAGGACTGCCTGTGTCCAAAGACGTTCACACAGTTCTTATCTCTATCATATATCTCCTTGTATGTGCAATCGGACTCAGTGGGAACACCTTGGTCATTTATGTGGTTTTGCGTTATGCCAAGATGAAAACAGTCACCAACATTTACATCTTGAATTTAGCAGTAGCCGATGTACTCTTCATGCTTGGCTTGCCGTTCCTGGCTACTCAGAACGCCATCTCTTACTGGCCCTTTGGCGCCTTTTGGTGTCGGCTCGTTATGACCGTAGACGGCATTAATCAATTCACCAGTATCTTTTGCTTGACTGTCATGAGTATGGATCGCTACCTTGCAGTAGTTCATCCCATCAAGTCCACCAAATGGCGGCGTCCAAGGGTGGCCAAACTGATCAGTACAACAGTCTGGACTTTCTCATTCTTGGTGGTTCTTCCAGTCATTATATTTTCAGATGTTCAGGAACACCTTCACACCTGCAACATGAACTGGCCAGAGCCAGTAAACATATGGTCAGCAGCCTTCATCATTTACACATCGGTTTTAGGATTTTTTGGACCCCTGATGGTGATCTGCCTCTGCTACTTGCTGATCGTGATTAAGGTCAAGTCTTCTGGGGTCCGAGTTGGGTCTACAAGGCGCAGACGGTcagagaggaaagtgaccaggatGGTGGTCATCATTGTGGTTGTCTTTGTGTTTTGCTGGCTCCCATTTTATATACTGAACATTGTCAATTTGATATCCACCTTGCCGGAAGAACCTGGGTTACTTGGTGTTTACTTCTTTGTGGTGGTTCTGTCCTATGCAAACAGCTGTGCCAACCCCATACTTTATGGATTTCTCTCTGACAACTTCAAGCAGAGTTTTCAGAAAGTTTTATGTCTCCGGAAGGGGAATGGTGTTGAAGATGGAGATCCAACCAAGCACAGGCAGGAGAACAGCAGCCGCTTGCAAGAAGCAATGCTAACCCAGAGAAACATGGAATTCAATGGACATATGCAGACAAGTAAGGTGTAAGGTCCTGGCTTGAAAAACTGTAAATAAACTGCAGAGCTGAAAAACTGGGGGGatcaaaatcagaaatgaaactGAAATCCTGAGACCCACAAGCTCAAACAAATGTACatagattccccctcccccatgaaaGAATTATGGATTATATTGGATTCTGTGGAATGCCTAAGGCACTGTAGCTAAAGCAATCAGACGTGTTATCACTTTCTCTTTCTATATGCTGGGGACAAATTTACCGGTACATTCTGGCTGCTCTGTGCCATTCTGGTGATGCAAAGCAGCTGCGACCCTGTTTTAACCATCCTATTTGCTTTTTGGTCAGCAAAAAGCAGAGAGTGTATTGGTTCATTTGCCCCAAAGTATTCTCAAAAGTTTGTTAAGTGaatgttttatattaaaaaaggaaaaagcacTGTTTCTTAAGTGGAAGTTTCAAAGGAACAGCTCACAGCACTAATTTACTGATCTTGGAAGCATGCGTATGCCATAGTTTTGAGGTGCTGCTTAACCATTTGCAGTGTTTTACTGTAATTAGTCCACATAAGAGACTCCAAACGCAGTGCCCAGAAGTGTCTCAAATCCCTTGAAAAAACCCCCCAGAAATAAAAATACCTTGAAAAAGAATTATTAAATGAATGTGAAATGGAAAATTCATTCATAGTGCGTATAACATTCTAAACCAAACTGCTTATGAAATGTAATGCCGTCACTTTATTACTATGTAAATGACAGTGATTGTGAAGTCCTGAAAAGCTGTTTTGTGTCTATTTATTGGCTCTGAATGTAAGTGTGGATCTGAATTTAAATCGTATTTTCAGAAATTAAAACAAGTTGAATTCCCTCTTGGCTAGCAGGCTGGTATCTTTTCCTACCATTCTAAGTCACCTCATGCTGAAATTGATACAGCTTTGTCCTTGATGCTTAACTTATCATAGAGCCaactattgttattatttattatttgtatgacagtagGGCCTACATGCTACAGCCAAGATCGGGGCCCACTAACACCTAATGAGAGACATTATGCCTTGATGAGCTTACAATcgaagtagacaagacagacaggaaAAGAGAGGTCAGTGACAGATCCAGGAAGGGCACCTcagtgtcctgagtcccagcccagtgccctatcCAGTGGGCCAATTTGCTCCTCAGCCAAAAACGAGAAAGGAATACTGATATGCAGTGAGGAGccgccaaaatcttaacaactggttccctataaaaagttctgatttaagggatgtgccccagtatgtattttttgtaccaacagggttaccatatgtctgtattttcccaggaggaatttttaaaattaaaaaattcctcccggacagcgatttaagaaccaaaaaacctgacctgtccgggaaaatatgGATATATGTTAACCCTGCcgaaagttcttttttaaaaagatgggcctgaactagaaacgagctccgtttcacatgtgtgggtccccgctgctccctgggggtgtgctagggggaccagatgtcctgattttatagggacagtcccaattttggggtctttttcttatataggttcctattaccctccacccccgtcctgatttttcacacttgctgtctggtcaccctagggcgtgcacatgtgtgggtcccagctgctccctgcccccctcattgaagcaggtgtgcagggttactgccctgggaactgcagggcaccagtggacgtggggccagctgcagacaggggcgtggggcagggctagctggaggcagggggtgcagagctggctggagaccaGAGGGTGttgggctggctggagacagggcaggggctgactggaggtaggtgctggctgcaggcagggcaggggggtgcaggactggctgagggcagggcagggca
The nucleotide sequence above comes from Natator depressus isolate rNatDep1 chromosome 10, rNatDep2.hap1, whole genome shotgun sequence. Encoded proteins:
- the SSTR5 gene encoding somatostatin receptor type 5, which translates into the protein MDPLYFSSAFGMEVSAQDVNSSSLMNMTGNRTMPGLPVSKDVHTVLISIIYLLVCAIGLSGNTLVIYVVLRYAKMKTVTNIYILNLAVADVLFMLGLPFLATQNAISYWPFGAFWCRLVMTVDGINQFTSIFCLTVMSMDRYLAVVHPIKSTKWRRPRVAKLISTTVWTFSFLVVLPVIIFSDVQEHLHTCNMNWPEPVNIWSAAFIIYTSVLGFFGPLMVICLCYLLIVIKVKSSGVRVGSTRRRRSERKVTRMVVIIVVVFVFCWLPFYILNIVNLISTLPEEPGLLGVYFFVVVLSYANSCANPILYGFLSDNFKQSFQKVLCLRKGNGVEDGDPTKHRQENSSRLQEAMLTQRNMEFNGHMQTSKV